A portion of the Acyrthosiphon pisum isolate AL4f unplaced genomic scaffold, pea_aphid_22Mar2018_4r6ur Scaffold_20734;HRSCAF=21985, whole genome shotgun sequence genome contains these proteins:
- the LOC103308307 gene encoding uncharacterized protein LOC103308307, translated as MSSKPRFKYDKSNMLKAIEAVKSGRINPFKASQQFNVPRSTLRKIIDGKTSIDVRMGPPPTLNLKYEELLVNWIIAVAKRGFPIVKYDLVTSVSKLVKDLDIPNNFKNGRPGKKWMQLFLKRHPEVAERTVEKLTKSRALVSEMNIRGWFLQIEQYFTQENVLDILKNPHRVFNCDESGFMLCPDGQKVLCMKGEKNVYEICDNNEKTSITVLIMVSAAAAMGPPMIVFPGKRLPSGIAQTVCEDWTIAKSDKGWITGEVFNEYIVNYFHPWLLKNKITLPVALFLDGHVSHLTYHLSKFCSENGIFILALYPNATHILQPLDVSVFGPLKKEWAKEVHQWRMSNSGMSLTKKDFAPMLEGVVNGRLKKETIVNGFRACGLFPWCPDAIDYSKCRTVQHIQTVQNGSDCPTLKQNYAAGNKYLEYLLGGDLVKTFNDPKLDVIELDVEQKTLFKLWQKSQVLVNNMDVSVSVDLDKEETINDIILVNNEGNNAITLPTSTEKRQDDLAKAISPSDQGTSVPSPFKRNLLWPKSPKKTGKCRRRLNLPAVVTSKEFREYEENKMNKIKLMEQQKEERKKKREEKQLDKNKKVSERKKPTWNKNDKKDQEVNDEEEDWTCKICKARYSSENIRGISRKWIECDGCKCQFHIDCVPKKHLLEFGSGLDEECDSSEETEFICQFCVTSDDIIDTNDSDTEMEEIENDM; from the coding sequence ATGAGTTCTAAACCAAGGTTTAAGTATGATAAAAGCAATATGCTTAAGGCCATAGAAGCAGTGAAGTCTGGTAGAATAAATCCATTTAAGGCTTCACAACAGTTTAATGTACCTCGCTCtacattaagaaaaataatagatgGTAAAACCTCTATAGATGTAAGAATGGGCCCACCCCCAACCCTTAACCTTAAGTACGAAGAGTTATTAGTTAACTGGATTATTGCCGTAGCAAAAAGAGGATTTCCTATAGTGAAATATGATCTGGTCACCTCAGTTTCAAAACTTGTAAAAGATTTAGATATTcctaacaatttcaaaaatggtAGGCCAGGTAAAAAATGgatgcaattatttttaaaacgtcatCCAGAAGTGGCAGAACGAACAGTCGAAAAACTCACTAAATCTCGAGCCTTAGTTTCTGAAATGAATATACGTGGTTGGTTTTTAcaaattgaacaatattttacacaGGAAAacgttttagatattttaaaaaatccccACCGTGTATTTAACTGCGATGAGAGTGGATTTATGTTATGCCCTGATGGACAAAAAGTTTTATGTATGAAAggggaaaaaaatgtgtatgaaATATGTGACAACAATGAAAAAACATCTATAACTGTGCTCATTATGGTATCAGCTGCTGCTGCTATGGGTCCTCCTATGATTGTATTTCCTGGTAAAAGATTGCCATCTGGAATTGCTCAGACAGTCTGTGAAGATTGGACTATAGCTAAATCCGATAAGGGATGGATAACTGGAGaggtttttaatgaatatattgtcAATTATTTCCACCCATggctacttaaaaataaaataactctcCCAGTCGCATTATTTTTAGATGGTCATGTATCTCACCTAACTTATCATTTAAGTAAATTTTGCTCAGAAAATGGAATTTTTATTCTAGCATTATACCCAAATGCAACCCATATACTTCAACCCCTCGATGTGAGTGTCTTTGGGCCACTGAAAAAAGAATGGGCCAAAGAGGTTCACCAGTGGAGAATGAGCAATTCAGGCATGTCACTTACAAAAAAAGACTTTGCTCCTATGCTTGAGGGAGTGGTGAATGGCAGATTAAAAAAGGAAACAATTGTAAATGGTTTTCGTGCCTGTGGTCTTTTCCCATGGTGTCCAGATGCCATTGATTACTCCAAATGTAGAACTGTCCAACATATTCAAACTGTGCAAAATGGTAGTGATTGTCCCACATTGAAACAAAACTATGCAGCAGGAAATAAGTATCTAGAATATCTATTAGGTGGTGATCTAGTGAAAACTTTCAATGATCCTAAATTAGATGTTATAGAATTAGATGTAGaacaaaaaactttatttaaactatGGCAAAAAAGTCAAGTTTTGGTAAATAACATGGATGTTTCTGTTTCTGTTGATTTGGATAAGGAAGAAacaatcaatgatataattttagtaaataatgaaGGTAATAATGCTATTACATTACCAACATCTACTGAAAAAAGGCAAGATGACTTAGCAAAAGCTATATCACCATCAGATCAAGGTACAAGTGTGCCATCTCCTTTCAAAAGGAATTTGCTATGGCCTAAATCCCCTAAAAAAACTGGGAAATGTCGTCGACGTCTCAATTTACCAGCAGTGGTCACGTCAAAAGAATTTCGGGAGTATGAAgagaataaaatgaataaaataaaattgatggaACAACAAAAAGAAGAGAGAAAAAAGAAAAGAGAAGAAAAacaattagataaaaataaaaaagtctcTGAAAGGAAGAAACCAACATGGAATAAGAATGATAAAAAAGATCAGGAAGTCAATGATGAAGAAGAAGATTGGACGTGTAAAATTTGCAAAGCTCGGTATTCGTCGGAAAACATTAGAGGTATAAGCAGAAAGTGGATTGAGTGTGATGGCTGCAAGTGTCAATTCCATATTGATTGTGTACCAAAAAAACACTTATTAGAATTTGGTTCTGGACTTGATGAGGAGTGTGATAGTAGTGAAGAAACAGAATTTATTTGTCAGTTTTGTGTGACATCTGACGACATTATTGATACTAATGACAGTGATACTGAAATGGAGGAAATCGAAAATGATATGTGA